One Hordeum vulgare subsp. vulgare chromosome 4H, MorexV3_pseudomolecules_assembly, whole genome shotgun sequence DNA window includes the following coding sequences:
- the LOC123447117 gene encoding probable flavin-containing monooxygenase 1: MAQGQEARATREAVPPVSRVAIIGGGISGLAAAKQMAAYDPVVFESTPSVGGVWKHCVYRTTRLQTPRPDYEFSDYSWKNRDDPSFPTHTEIVDYLEGYADEFDLWRYISFGSKVVDIKFLGGAEAGFTELWSGTGKAPLRGKPMWEVGVVTGDSNIVQYYKFEFVVMCTGKYGDVPRMPVFPPGKGPEVFKGTVMHSLDYCKLSEEETVELMRGKKAVVVGYKKSAIDLANECAQANQGEGGQACTMLVRTLHWVVPSYSIWGLPFFMFYSTRFSQLFYERPNQGFFRSLLCRLMSPLRAGVSKFIESYLSWKLPLGKYGLTPDHPFVEDYASCQMAILPEGFFDMADRGLVRFKRASAGWCFSENGVVLDDGTKVEADLVFLATGFEGKDKLREVLPKPFRDLVVGKSSMMPLYRGTIHPLIPNMAFVGFVESVSNLHTSELRCRWLSGLLEGRFELPTVKAMMGHVAGEADAMRRTTRFYRRHCISTYSIHDSDGMCADLGSATLRKANWIAELFAPYNNKDYKEQ; this comes from the exons ATGGCGCAAGGACAAGAAGcacgggccacgagggaggccgtGCCTCCAGTATCCCGTGTGGCCATCATCGGCGGCGGGATCAGCGGCCTAGCCGCGGCGAAGCAGATGGCAGCCTACGACCCCGTGGTGTTCGAGTCCACGCCGTCCGTCGGCGGGGTATGGAAGCACTGCGTGTATCGTACCACGCGGCTCCAGACGCCGCGCCCGGACTATGAGTTCTCCGACTACTCCTGGAAGAACCGCGACGACCCGTCGTTCCCGACCCACACCGAGATCGTCGACTACCTGGAGGGCTACGCCGACGAGTTCGACCTCTGGCGCTACATCTCGTTCGGGTCCAAGGTGGTGGACATCAAGTTCCTCGGCGGCGCCGAGGCCGGGTTCACCGAGCTGTGGAGCGGCACCGGTAAGGCTCCGCTCCGGGGCAAGCCCATGTGGGAGGTCGGCGTCGTCACCGGCGACTCCAACATCGTTCAG TATTACAAGTTCGAGTTCGTGGTGATGTGCACGGGGAAGTACGGCGACGTGCCGCGGATGCCGGTGTTCCCGCCGGGGAAGGGGCCGGAGGTGTTCAAGGGGACGGTCATGCACTCGCTAGACTACTGCAAGCTGAGCGAGGAGGAGACCGTTGAGCTGATGCGAGGCAAGAAGGCGGTGGTGGTTGGGTACAAGAAGAGTGCTATCGATCTAGCCAACGAATGTGCTCAGGCAAACCAAG GCGAGGGAGGGCAGGCGTGCACGATGCTGGTGCGGACCCTGCACTGGGTAGTGCCATCCTACTCCATCTGGGGCTTGCCATTCTTCATGTTCTATTCCACACGCTTCTCTCAGCTCTTCTATGAGCGGCCCAACCAGGGCTTCTTCAGATCCCTCCTCTGCCGCCTCATGAGTCCACTG CGGGCAGGGGTGTCGAAGTTCATCGAGTCGTACCTGTCGTGGAAGCTGCCGCTGGGGAAGTACGGTCTGACGCCGGACCACCCCTTCGTCGAGGACTACGCCAGCTGCCAGATGGCCATCCTCCCGGAGGGCTTCTTCGACATGGCGGACCGCGGCCTCGTCCGCTTCAAGAGGGCCTCCGCCGGGTGGTGCTTCTCAGAGAACGGCGTGGTCCTCGACGACGGCACCAAGGTGGAGGCGGAcctcgtcttcctcgccaccggcTTCGAGGGCAAGGACAAGCTCCGCGAGGTCCTGCCAAAGCCCTTCCGCGACCTCGTCGTCGGCAAGTCTTCCATGATGCCGCTCTACCG TGGCACGATCCACCCGCTGATCCCGAACATGGCGTTCGTGGGGTTCGTGGAGAGCGTGTCGAACCTGCACACGTCGGAGCTGCGGTGCCGGTGGCTGTCGGGGCTGCTGGAGGGGAGGTTCGAGCTGCCGACCGTGAAGGCCATGATGGGGCACGTCGCCGGCGAGGCCGACGCCATGCGCCGCACCACGCGGTTCTACCGCCGCCACTGCATCTCCACCTACAGCATCCACGACAGCGACGGCATGTGCGCCGACCTGGGCTCCGCCACGCTCCGCAAGGCCAACTGGATCGCCGAGCTCTTCGCGCCATACAACAACAAGGACTACAAGGAACAGTAA